Proteins found in one Rhodobacteraceae bacterium D3-12 genomic segment:
- a CDS encoding ABC transporter substrate-binding protein, whose protein sequence is MRLTKRKLLGALAALPMLGLMSGAVQAQDKIVIGEINSYTRLPAFTEPYKKGWMLAMEEINAAGGVNGKMLEIISRDDTGDPATAIRIAEELTSKEGAVMLFGTFLSNIGLAVADFAKQKEVLFMASEPLSDALVWSKGNKYTYRLRPSTHMQAAMLAEQAAKLGKKKWATVAPNYAYGKDAVKAFKEELTKLQPDVEFVAEQWPPVFKIDAGSTVRALEAAKPDAIYNVTFGGDLAKFVREGSLRFLFEGRSVVSLLSGEPEYLDPLGAEAPEGWIVTGYPAAQIDTEAHKAFRTAYEARWGEIPKTGSIVGYNSVLAIKAALEKAGSTETEALRMAMEGLEIPTSPTGPFMFRAADHQSTMGAYVGLTANKDGKGMMVDWAYADGADYLPSEEEAMKLRPAE, encoded by the coding sequence ATGAGACTGACGAAACGCAAATTGCTAGGTGCTCTTGCGGCGCTGCCGATGCTGGGCTTGATGTCTGGTGCGGTACAGGCGCAGGACAAGATCGTGATCGGTGAGATCAATTCCTATACCCGTTTGCCCGCCTTTACCGAGCCCTACAAGAAGGGTTGGATGCTGGCGATGGAAGAGATCAACGCCGCAGGTGGTGTTAACGGCAAGATGTTGGAGATCATCAGCCGCGACGACACCGGCGATCCGGCGACGGCGATCCGAATTGCCGAGGAGCTGACCTCGAAAGAGGGGGCGGTGATGTTGTTTGGCACGTTCCTGTCCAACATTGGCCTCGCGGTGGCGGATTTTGCCAAGCAGAAAGAGGTTCTGTTCATGGCCTCGGAACCTTTGAGCGATGCGCTCGTTTGGTCCAAGGGCAACAAATACACCTATCGCTTGCGGCCTTCGACGCACATGCAGGCGGCGATGTTGGCCGAGCAGGCGGCCAAGCTGGGTAAGAAGAAATGGGCCACGGTTGCGCCCAACTATGCCTATGGCAAGGACGCGGTGAAGGCGTTCAAGGAAGAGCTGACCAAACTGCAGCCCGATGTTGAATTCGTGGCCGAGCAATGGCCGCCGGTGTTCAAGATTGATGCCGGGTCAACGGTTCGGGCGCTGGAAGCGGCCAAGCCGGATGCGATCTATAACGTGACCTTTGGCGGCGACCTTGCCAAGTTTGTGCGTGAAGGCAGCTTGCGGTTCCTGTTTGAGGGACGCTCGGTTGTGTCGCTTTTGAGTGGGGAGCCGGAATACCTTGATCCGCTGGGGGCCGAAGCGCCAGAAGGTTGGATCGTGACCGGCTATCCGGCGGCGCAAATCGACACCGAAGCGCATAAAGCGTTCCGCACCGCCTATGAAGCGCGTTGGGGCGAGATCCCTAAGACCGGTTCGATCGTGGGCTATAACTCGGTTCTGGCGATCAAGGCGGCTTTGGAAAAGGCCGGATCGACCGAGACCGAGGCGTTGCGGATGGCGATGGAGGGGCTTGAGATCCCGACGAGCCCGACTGGTCCGTTCATGTTCCGCGCGGCGGATCATCAATCAACCATGGGGGCTTATGTGGGCCTGACTGCCAACAAGGATGGCAAGGGCATGATGGTTGACTGGGCCTATGCAGATGGTGCGGATTATCTCCCGAGCGAAGAAGAAGCGATGAAGCTTCGCCCGGCTGAATGA
- a CDS encoding ABC transporter permease encodes MGFYIAQLLTGLANASSLFLIACGLSIIFGVTRIVNFAHGSFYMVGAYIAYTLVTTMQGGIFGFWFSVLAAAVIVGVVGLIIEVTILRRIYHAPELFQLVATFGVVLIFQDATLAIWGAEDLLGPRAPGLDRAVRILGEPIPEYDLALIFIGPVVLGAIWLLFKRTRWGVLVRAATQDREMVDALGVNQAWLFSGVFMLGAALAGLGGALQIPREAVSLQMDLSVIGEAFVVVVIGGMGSVSGAFVAAILISVLNAFAILIFPQISIVLPFIVMAAVLIVRPYGLFGKPGSEHGSPEDPEAPLRLLSPRAAMVLMALIFALALSPAVVSEFSTILLVDVMVATLFAVSLHFMMGLGGMVSFGHAAYFGVGAYGAAMAVKFLGFSMVPAMIMGPVAAAAAALFFGWFCVRLSGVYLAMLTLAAAQILWGVTFQWQEFTGGDDGILGVWPAKWAESDQVFFYIAFVLCIGGILFLRRVAHSPFGYGLRGIRDSDVRAEAIGMDVKLHQWMGFTLAGAVAGVAGSVFAFSKGSVFPDALGISQSVDGLIMVLLGGIHALAGPIFGAGAFVLIEDWVSRLDYWRFIFGAIILIVVLVAPDGVAGGVERLLRKLGLRRDAEDAV; translated from the coding sequence ATGGGATTTTACATCGCACAACTGCTGACCGGGCTGGCGAATGCCTCGTCTTTGTTTTTGATCGCCTGCGGGCTGTCGATCATTTTCGGGGTCACCCGGATCGTCAACTTTGCCCACGGTTCGTTTTATATGGTGGGCGCATATATCGCCTATACGCTGGTGACGACGATGCAGGGCGGCATCTTTGGCTTCTGGTTTTCGGTGCTGGCGGCGGCGGTGATTGTCGGGGTGGTCGGCTTGATCATCGAGGTGACGATCCTGCGCCGGATTTACCACGCGCCGGAGCTGTTCCAGCTGGTTGCGACCTTTGGTGTGGTGCTGATCTTTCAGGATGCGACGCTGGCGATTTGGGGTGCCGAGGACCTTCTGGGCCCGCGTGCGCCGGGGTTGGACCGGGCGGTGCGCATATTGGGCGAGCCGATACCGGAGTATGACTTGGCCTTGATCTTTATCGGGCCGGTTGTTTTGGGCGCGATATGGCTGTTGTTCAAGCGCACGCGCTGGGGTGTTTTAGTGCGTGCAGCCACGCAAGACCGCGAGATGGTAGACGCGCTGGGCGTGAATCAGGCCTGGCTGTTTTCGGGCGTCTTCATGCTGGGCGCTGCTTTGGCGGGCCTTGGCGGCGCGTTGCAAATTCCGCGAGAGGCCGTGAGCCTTCAGATGGATTTGTCGGTGATTGGCGAGGCCTTTGTGGTGGTGGTGATCGGCGGCATGGGGTCAGTCAGCGGCGCGTTTGTGGCGGCGATCTTGATCTCGGTTCTGAATGCGTTTGCCATCCTGATTTTCCCGCAAATCTCGATCGTGTTGCCGTTTATCGTGATGGCGGCGGTATTGATCGTGCGCCCCTATGGGTTGTTCGGTAAGCCGGGCAGCGAACACGGCAGCCCCGAAGACCCGGAAGCGCCTTTGCGCCTGTTGTCGCCACGTGCGGCGATGGTTTTGATGGCGTTGATCTTTGCTTTGGCGCTGTCTCCGGCGGTGGTGAGCGAGTTTTCGACCATTTTGCTGGTTGATGTGATGGTGGCGACTTTGTTCGCGGTGTCGCTGCATTTCATGATGGGGTTGGGGGGCATGGTGAGTTTTGGCCATGCCGCGTATTTCGGCGTGGGCGCCTATGGCGCGGCGATGGCGGTAAAATTCCTAGGGTTTTCGATGGTGCCGGCGATGATCATGGGGCCGGTTGCGGCGGCGGCGGCGGCGCTGTTCTTTGGTTGGTTCTGTGTGCGCCTGTCGGGCGTATACCTTGCCATGTTGACGCTGGCGGCGGCGCAAATCCTATGGGGGGTCACCTTTCAATGGCAGGAGTTTACCGGCGGGGATGATGGCATTCTGGGCGTGTGGCCCGCAAAATGGGCCGAGTCGGATCAGGTGTTTTTCTATATCGCTTTCGTGCTGTGTATCGGCGGCATTCTGTTCCTGCGGCGGGTGGCGCATTCGCCCTTTGGCTATGGCTTGCGCGGGATACGCGACAGCGATGTGAGGGCCGAGGCGATTGGCATGGATGTGAAGCTTCATCAGTGGATGGGCTTTACACTGGCAGGCGCCGTGGCCGGGGTCGCGGGGTCGGTATTTGCGTTTTCAAAAGGGTCGGTGTTTCCCGATGCGTTGGGGATCAGCCAGTCGGTTGACGGGCTTATCATGGTGCTATTGGGCGGGATACATGCCTTGGCAGGACCGATTTTCGGCGCAGGCGCGTTTGTGTTGATCGAGGATTGGGTGAGCCGGCTGGATTACTGGCGCTTTATCTTTGGCGCGATCATTTTGATTGTTGTGCTGGTGGCGCCGGATGGGGTTGCCGGGGGTGTGGAGCGCTTGTTGCGCAAGCTGGGCCTGCGGCGGGACGCGGAGGACGCGGTATGA
- a CDS encoding amino acid synthesis family protein has translation MSAEIRKLVVTVEETRREMGREISPATRKAVAVAVIANPFAGKYVEDLSPLMEIGAELGGVLGERCVAALGIAPEAAESYGKSAMVGENGELEHAAAILHPKLGAPLRQAVEKGAALVPSSKKMGSPGQVLDVPLGHKDAAYVRSHFDGIEVMLNDAPRANEIMVAVAVTDSGRPLPRVGGLEAKDAEGKDGLR, from the coding sequence ATGAGCGCAGAAATTCGCAAACTGGTTGTTACGGTTGAAGAGACCCGCCGCGAGATGGGGCGCGAGATTTCACCGGCGACACGCAAAGCGGTGGCAGTGGCGGTGATCGCCAACCCGTTCGCCGGAAAATATGTCGAGGACCTGAGCCCGCTGATGGAGATCGGTGCCGAGTTGGGTGGCGTGTTGGGGGAACGCTGTGTCGCAGCGCTTGGGATCGCGCCGGAGGCGGCGGAATCCTATGGCAAATCGGCCATGGTGGGAGAGAACGGTGAGTTGGAACATGCCGCCGCGATCTTGCACCCCAAGTTGGGCGCACCTTTGCGACAGGCGGTTGAGAAGGGCGCGGCCCTTGTGCCGTCGTCCAAGAAGATGGGCAGCCCCGGGCAGGTTCTGGATGTGCCGTTGGGCCACAAGGATGCCGCCTATGTGCGCAGTCATTTTGACGGGATCGAAGTGATGCTGAACGATGCGCCGCGCGCGAATGAGATCATGGTGGCCGTGGCTGTGACCGATAGCGGGCGGCCATTGCCGCGCGTGGGCGGGTTGGAAGCGAAGGACGCGGAGGGCAAAGACGGCTTGAGATGA
- a CDS encoding UPF0280 family protein, producing MTFHHAILPDGRLHVQHGPIDLIIGAKGARDAAYGAALAAFDGVLEGLVAVLDRLKRDGWYGVRPPLGLNSPVAERMVEAVACHRGFVTPMAAVAGSVADHVLAAMTEVPGLHRAYVNNGGDIALYLVRGEVFRLAIAGLDGTGLGAVEIGARDGIGGVATSGQGGRSLSFGIAESVTVLAKDAAAADVAATLIANAVDLPGHSAIKRVAAEALQDDSDLGERRVVAHVGALDREEVTRALARGAKLAEDMQRQGLIGAAALFLRGQTRIVGQIARTEQRKVEHV from the coding sequence TTGACATTTCACCACGCGATATTGCCGGACGGGCGCCTGCATGTGCAGCACGGGCCCATTGACCTGATTATCGGGGCCAAGGGCGCACGGGATGCGGCTTATGGAGCGGCTCTTGCGGCGTTTGATGGGGTGTTGGAAGGGCTGGTGGCGGTGTTGGATCGCCTGAAGCGTGACGGGTGGTATGGTGTCCGCCCGCCCTTGGGGCTGAACAGCCCGGTGGCCGAGCGGATGGTCGAGGCGGTCGCGTGCCATCGGGGATTTGTCACGCCTATGGCAGCCGTGGCCGGATCGGTGGCGGATCATGTTTTGGCTGCGATGACGGAGGTGCCGGGCCTGCACCGGGCCTATGTCAACAATGGGGGTGATATCGCACTTTACCTTGTTCGGGGTGAGGTGTTTCGCCTTGCCATCGCAGGGCTTGACGGAACGGGATTGGGCGCGGTGGAGATCGGCGCGCGTGATGGGATCGGCGGTGTGGCCACGAGCGGACAAGGCGGACGAAGCCTGTCGTTCGGGATCGCCGAGAGTGTCACGGTGTTGGCGAAGGATGCGGCCGCGGCGGATGTGGCGGCGACGCTTATTGCCAATGCAGTGGATTTGCCCGGACATAGCGCCATAAAGCGCGTTGCGGCCGAGGCGTTGCAGGACGACAGCGACTTGGGAGAGCGCCGGGTTGTGGCGCATGTCGGCGCGCTGGATCGCGAAGAGGTGACACGGGCACTGGCGCGTGGCGCAAAACTGGCCGAAGATATGCAGCGGCAAGGATTGATCGGCGCGGCGGCGCTGTTCCTCAGAGGGCAGACGCGGATCGTTGGACAGATTGCCAGAACGGAACAAAGGAAAGTTGAACATGTCTGA
- a CDS encoding amino acid synthesis family protein — protein MSELVVRKTIEGLEEIWHEGGAPVEVPYRRAWAMAVITNPFAGSYVPDIQPFMEELKPLGVQMAGRLIALLGGAENVEGYGKGAIVGSAGEVEHGALWHAPGGYAMRELLGADRSKAIVPSTKKVGGVGARLDVPVTHVTASYVRSHFDSIEVGCNDAPKADEMALILVMTNGARVHNRAGGLAAADITGEDGLR, from the coding sequence ATGTCTGAGCTTGTGGTCAGAAAAACCATCGAAGGCCTTGAGGAAATCTGGCACGAGGGCGGCGCGCCTGTGGAGGTGCCGTATCGCCGGGCCTGGGCCATGGCGGTGATCACCAACCCGTTTGCGGGGAGCTATGTGCCGGATATTCAGCCCTTTATGGAAGAGTTGAAGCCGCTGGGTGTTCAGATGGCGGGCCGGTTGATCGCGCTTCTTGGTGGCGCGGAAAACGTCGAAGGATATGGCAAGGGCGCGATTGTCGGCAGTGCCGGAGAGGTCGAGCACGGCGCGCTTTGGCATGCGCCGGGCGGCTATGCGATGCGTGAATTGCTTGGGGCGGACCGCTCAAAAGCGATTGTGCCGTCGACCAAGAAAGTCGGCGGCGTTGGCGCGCGGCTTGACGTGCCGGTGACCCATGTCACGGCGTCTTATGTACGCTCGCATTTTGATTCAATCGAAGTGGGTTGCAATGATGCGCCCAAAGCGGATGAAATGGCGTTGATCCTGGTGATGACCAACGGCGCACGGGTGCATAACCGCGCCGGTGGATTGGCGGCGGCAGATATTACCGGAGAGGATGGGCTGAGATGA